Proteins encoded within one genomic window of Pedobacter africanus:
- a CDS encoding glutamine synthetase III family protein → MKSLRTIALKEAQTRISPEVKSPSTKISEFFGVNVFDKRKMKDYLSKEVYEKLVSAIEHGELINQEDANHIATAMKSWAMGKGATHYTHWFQPLTGTTAEKHDSFFEPSGDGAIEKFAGSALVQQEPDASSFPNGGIRNTFEARGYTAWDPSSPAFIMESKAGKTLCIPTVFVSYTGEALDYKAPLLKALAAMDKAAVDVCQYFDKSITKVNASLGIEQEYFLVDLALYNARPDLALTGRTLFGHMSAKGQQLEDHYFGSIPERVFTYMVDFENEALKLGIPLKTRHNEVAPSQFECAPIYEEINLAIDHNQLLMDLMEKVALRHNFKVLLHEKPYAGINGSGKHNNWSLITDTGKNLLSPGKTPKNNLMFLTFFVNTIKAVHEHADLLRASIASVSNDHRLGANEAPPAIISIFLGSQLAEVLDEIESSRSIIKKVKNEDSLWLGIPKIPQILLDNTDRNRTSPFAFTGNKFELRAVGSSANSSAPMTVLNTIVADQLTKFKVEVDKLIKKGEKKDVALLTILKKYIKESKDIRFEGNGYSDEWAAEAEKRGLSNIKTTPKALDAYVSEKTTELFTKLNIFNERELHARHEILLESYYKKLQIEARVMGEVTNSMIIPAAIAYQNSLIENAKGLKDLGLSGDALATPMAIINKLSEHLNVVKTSIDAMLEQRKKVNAIEDSREKAINYDEKVKSYFDTIRYHTDKLEQIVDDSVWPLPKFRELLFLK, encoded by the coding sequence ATGAAAAGCTTAAGAACAATTGCATTAAAAGAGGCGCAAACAAGAATTTCTCCAGAAGTAAAGTCTCCTTCGACTAAAATTTCTGAGTTTTTTGGCGTGAATGTTTTTGATAAGAGGAAGATGAAAGACTACTTATCAAAAGAGGTTTATGAAAAACTGGTATCTGCAATAGAACATGGTGAACTGATTAACCAGGAAGATGCGAACCACATTGCTACAGCCATGAAAAGCTGGGCAATGGGTAAAGGTGCTACACACTACACCCACTGGTTCCAACCCTTAACAGGTACTACTGCCGAAAAACACGATTCATTCTTCGAGCCTAGCGGTGATGGTGCAATTGAAAAGTTCGCAGGAAGTGCACTGGTTCAACAAGAGCCTGATGCTTCCAGCTTCCCTAATGGCGGTATCCGCAACACTTTCGAGGCACGCGGTTATACTGCATGGGATCCTTCTTCTCCGGCTTTCATTATGGAAAGCAAAGCAGGTAAAACGCTTTGTATCCCTACTGTATTTGTTTCTTATACCGGCGAAGCCCTTGATTATAAAGCACCTTTATTGAAAGCACTTGCTGCAATGGATAAAGCTGCTGTTGATGTTTGCCAGTATTTCGATAAAAGCATTACCAAAGTAAATGCATCTTTAGGTATAGAACAGGAATATTTCCTGGTTGACCTTGCCTTGTACAACGCCCGTCCGGATTTGGCTTTAACCGGTCGTACTTTATTTGGTCACATGTCGGCCAAAGGACAGCAGCTGGAAGACCACTATTTCGGATCAATCCCTGAGCGTGTATTTACGTACATGGTAGATTTTGAAAATGAAGCTTTGAAGCTGGGTATTCCTTTGAAAACCCGTCACAATGAGGTTGCACCTTCTCAGTTCGAGTGTGCCCCTATTTACGAAGAGATCAACCTTGCAATTGACCACAACCAACTGCTAATGGACTTAATGGAAAAAGTTGCTTTAAGACATAACTTCAAAGTGCTTTTACATGAAAAACCATATGCAGGCATCAACGGTTCAGGTAAGCATAATAACTGGTCGTTAATTACAGATACCGGCAAAAACTTGTTGTCGCCAGGTAAAACACCTAAAAACAACCTGATGTTCCTAACATTCTTTGTGAACACCATTAAAGCGGTTCATGAGCATGCAGATCTGTTAAGGGCTTCTATTGCTTCTGTAAGCAACGATCACCGTCTGGGTGCAAACGAAGCGCCGCCAGCCATCATCTCTATCTTCCTGGGCTCTCAGCTTGCTGAAGTACTGGATGAGATCGAATCGTCAAGAAGCATCATCAAAAAAGTTAAAAATGAAGATTCTTTATGGTTAGGTATCCCTAAAATCCCTCAGATTTTGCTGGACAATACCGACCGTAACCGTACTTCTCCTTTTGCCTTCACTGGTAATAAATTTGAGTTAAGGGCGGTAGGTTCTTCTGCCAACTCATCTGCACCTATGACGGTATTGAATACCATCGTTGCAGATCAGCTGACCAAGTTTAAAGTTGAAGTAGATAAACTGATCAAAAAAGGCGAGAAAAAAGACGTAGCGCTTTTAACCATCCTTAAAAAATACATCAAAGAATCTAAAGATATCCGTTTTGAAGGCAATGGTTACAGCGACGAATGGGCTGCAGAAGCTGAAAAACGTGGCTTATCCAACATCAAGACCACACCTAAAGCTTTAGATGCTTACGTAAGTGAAAAAACAACTGAGCTGTTCACCAAATTAAACATTTTTAATGAGCGTGAACTGCATGCACGTCATGAGATCCTGCTGGAAAGCTATTACAAAAAACTTCAGATCGAAGCCAGGGTAATGGGCGAAGTGACCAACAGCATGATCATACCTGCTGCAATTGCTTACCAGAACTCACTGATCGAAAATGCAAAAGGCTTAAAAGACCTTGGCTTATCTGGCGATGCCCTGGCAACACCGATGGCCATTATCAACAAACTATCTGAGCACCTGAACGTGGTTAAAACCAGTATCGATGCCATGCTTGAGCAGCGTAAAAAGGTTAACGCTATTGAAGATAGCCGCGAAAAAGCCATCAATTATGACGAAAAAGTTAAATCTTACTTTGATACTATCCGTTACCATACGGACAAATTAGAGCAGATTGTAGACGACAGCGTATGGCCTCTGCCTAAATTCAGAGAGTTATTGTTCTTAAAATAA
- a CDS encoding GDSL-type esterase/lipase family protein — MQYRMGTVKLWIALCGSVCAALTAEAQNTLKIDSNYANSYYQQRVEYFNKMPHVKNEVVFLGNSITERGEWQEILAGYRYPVVNRGVGGDNSFGILARMDEVLAAKPRAIFLMDGINDLFRGLPYEVSIHNYRRIIRKIKRESPKTKIYIESALPINESMTTAAYAKGRNAKVPELNARIQQLAKEENITYINIVPLFADEQGNLRKDISPDGVHLKASAYIDWVKYLQEQKYL, encoded by the coding sequence ATGCAATATAGAATGGGGACAGTTAAATTATGGATAGCCTTGTGTGGCTCCGTTTGTGCAGCGCTGACTGCTGAAGCACAAAATACGCTGAAGATTGACAGCAATTATGCCAATTCCTATTACCAGCAAAGGGTAGAATATTTTAATAAAATGCCCCATGTAAAAAATGAGGTTGTTTTTCTGGGCAATAGCATTACCGAAAGGGGAGAGTGGCAGGAAATCCTGGCGGGCTACCGCTATCCGGTGGTAAACCGTGGCGTAGGGGGCGACAACTCTTTTGGCATCCTGGCCAGAATGGATGAGGTGCTTGCCGCAAAGCCCAGGGCCATTTTTTTGATGGACGGGATCAATGACCTGTTTCGGGGCCTGCCTTATGAGGTCAGCATCCATAATTACAGGAGGATCATCCGTAAGATTAAGCGGGAATCGCCAAAAACAAAGATCTATATAGAAAGCGCCTTGCCCATTAATGAAAGTATGACCACAGCTGCCTATGCTAAAGGACGCAATGCAAAGGTGCCGGAATTAAATGCGCGCATTCAGCAGCTGGCAAAAGAAGAAAACATCACCTATATCAACATCGTTCCTCTTTTTGCAGACGAGCAGGGAAACCTGAGAAAGGACATCAGTCCGGATGGTGTACATCTTAAGGCGAGTGCCTATATTGATTGGGTAAAATACCTACAGGAACAGAAATATTTATGA
- a CDS encoding DUF4434 domain-containing protein — protein sequence MRITGTFIDEISHDIPHQNWGRAEWDRDFAHMKSVGIDTVILIRSGYRRFITYPSTYLKDSFGCYHPPIDLVELFLQLADKYDMKFYFGLYDSGEYWDTGNLQHEIDANRYVIDEVWQQYGHYKSFGGWYLSMEISRRTKGATEAFRTLGLQCKGVSNGLPTFISPWIDGKKAVMAASAELTKQDAVSLQEHEREWGEIFEGIQGAVDAVAFQDGHIDYHELDDFFAVNKRMADRYGLQCWTNAESFDRDMPIKFLPIKFEKLRLKLEAARRAGYDKAITFEFSHFMSPQSAYLQAGHLFNRYKEYLQGLTI from the coding sequence ATGAGGATTACAGGGACATTTATTGACGAGATCTCGCACGACATCCCGCACCAGAACTGGGGCAGGGCAGAATGGGACAGGGATTTTGCACACATGAAATCGGTTGGGATAGATACCGTGATTTTAATCAGGAGCGGCTATCGGCGTTTCATTACTTATCCTTCTACCTATCTGAAGGATAGTTTTGGCTGTTACCACCCACCAATAGACCTGGTGGAGCTCTTTTTACAGCTGGCCGATAAATACGACATGAAGTTTTACTTTGGCTTGTACGACAGTGGCGAGTACTGGGATACGGGCAACCTGCAGCACGAGATTGATGCCAACCGCTATGTGATAGATGAGGTTTGGCAGCAATACGGGCATTACAAGAGTTTTGGCGGCTGGTACCTGAGCATGGAGATCAGCAGGCGCACAAAAGGGGCTACCGAGGCTTTCCGTACACTCGGGCTGCAATGCAAGGGCGTAAGTAATGGTTTGCCCACCTTCATCTCTCCCTGGATAGATGGTAAAAAGGCGGTGATGGCTGCCTCTGCCGAGCTGACCAAACAGGATGCCGTATCGTTGCAGGAGCATGAGCGTGAATGGGGCGAGATCTTTGAGGGCATACAGGGTGCTGTAGATGCCGTAGCCTTTCAGGATGGACACATTGACTACCATGAGCTGGATGACTTTTTTGCAGTGAACAAACGTATGGCCGACCGCTATGGACTGCAATGCTGGACCAATGCCGAGAGTTTTGACCGGGACATGCCCATTAAATTTTTGCCCATCAAGTTCGAAAAGCTGCGACTGAAGCTGGAAGCGGCACGCAGGGCAGGTTACGATAAGGCCATTACTTTTGAGTTTTCACATTTTATGAGTCCGCAGTCTGCCTATCTGCAGGCCGGACATTTATTTAACCGATATAAAGAATACCTACAAGGATTAACAATTTGA
- a CDS encoding AGE family epimerase/isomerase — translation MKNYSEIYEQELISNVIPFWMKHSKDEKGGGYFNCLDRTGNVFDTDKFMWLQAREVWTFATLYNEQEARPEWLEMAKHGADFLEKHGRDAEGNWYFSLEQFGKPLVQPYNIFSDCFASMAFAALYKADPQEKYAQIAKGTFQNILKRRQNPKGKYNKAYPGTRDLKNFALPMILSNLSLEMEHLLDKQTVDDLLKAVIHEVMDIFYQQDSGLILENVNLDGSFSDSFDGRLINPGHTIEAMWFMMDLGVRLNDPKLIDRCVEIALRTLEYGWDKEYGGIFYFMDIKGHPVQQLEWDQKLWWVHLEALVCMAKGYALTGNVACKEWFIRLHEYSWKHFRDEEHGEWYAYLNRRGEVLLPLKGGKWKCCFHVPRALFQVSRTLSSIEEENDRSLQRLHNFSFSTEKLKRR, via the coding sequence ATGAAGAATTACAGTGAAATTTACGAACAGGAACTGATCAGCAATGTAATTCCATTTTGGATGAAACATTCGAAGGATGAAAAGGGAGGGGGATATTTCAATTGCCTGGACCGCACTGGAAACGTGTTTGATACCGATAAATTTATGTGGCTGCAGGCCCGTGAAGTCTGGACCTTTGCCACCCTTTATAACGAACAGGAAGCCCGGCCGGAATGGCTGGAGATGGCAAAGCATGGGGCCGATTTTCTGGAGAAGCATGGCCGTGATGCTGAAGGGAACTGGTATTTCTCTTTGGAACAATTTGGCAAACCCCTGGTGCAGCCTTACAATATTTTTTCTGACTGCTTTGCCAGTATGGCCTTTGCTGCATTGTATAAAGCGGATCCGCAGGAGAAATATGCGCAGATCGCTAAGGGTACTTTTCAGAACATATTAAAGCGCCGGCAAAACCCAAAAGGAAAGTACAACAAGGCTTATCCGGGCACCCGTGACCTTAAAAACTTTGCGCTGCCGATGATCCTGAGCAACCTTTCTCTGGAAATGGAGCACCTGCTGGACAAACAGACGGTAGATGACCTGCTTAAAGCAGTTATCCATGAGGTAATGGATATATTTTACCAGCAGGATAGCGGCCTGATTCTGGAGAATGTGAACCTGGACGGCTCTTTTTCTGACTCTTTTGATGGAAGGCTCATTAACCCGGGGCATACTATAGAGGCCATGTGGTTTATGATGGACCTGGGTGTGCGTTTGAACGACCCTAAGCTGATTGACCGTTGTGTGGAAATCGCGTTGCGTACCCTGGAGTATGGCTGGGACAAGGAATATGGCGGCATCTTTTATTTTATGGACATTAAGGGGCATCCGGTGCAGCAACTGGAATGGGACCAGAAATTATGGTGGGTACACCTGGAAGCATTGGTTTGCATGGCCAAAGGTTATGCGCTTACGGGCAATGTTGCTTGTAAGGAATGGTTTATACGGTTGCACGAGTATAGCTGGAAGCATTTCAGGGACGAGGAGCATGGAGAGTGGTATGCTTACCTGAACCGCAGGGGAGAGGTATTGCTGCCCTTGAAAGGTGGCAAATGGAAGTGTTGTTTTCATGTGCCAAGGGCGCTGTTCCAAGTTTCCAGGACGCTTAGTTCAATTGAAGAGGAAAATGACCGTTCTCTTCAACGGCTGCATAATTTCAGTTTTTCTACGGAAAAACTGAAAAGACGCTAG
- a CDS encoding AIR synthase related protein, protein MSDNRYNQRGVSASKEDVHQAIKNIDKGIFPQAFCKIIPDILGNDEAFCNIMHADGAGTKSSLAYVYWKETGDISVWKGIAQDAIIMNIDDLICVGATDNILLSSTIGRNKNLIPGEVIAAIINGTEEILAELREQGISIYSTGGETADVGDLVRTIIVDSTVTCRMERDKVISNDNIQAGDVIVGLSSSGQATYESEYNGGMGSNGLTSARHDVFDKSVANAYPESYDPAVPFDLVFSGGKKLTDQVRINENTEVTAGKLVLSPTRTYAPVIKKVLEAFRPQIHGIVHCSGGAQTKVLHFVNNNVHIIKDNLFPVPPLFQLIQEQSGTDWKEMYKVFNMGHRMELYVPAAIAEDIIAISKSFNIDAQVIGRVESASQKQVTISSEKGNYTYF, encoded by the coding sequence ATGAGTGATAACAGGTACAACCAGCGTGGCGTTTCTGCCTCGAAAGAAGATGTGCACCAGGCCATCAAGAACATAGATAAAGGTATTTTCCCGCAAGCCTTCTGTAAGATTATCCCCGATATTTTAGGTAATGACGAAGCTTTCTGCAACATCATGCATGCAGATGGCGCAGGCACCAAATCTTCCCTGGCTTATGTATACTGGAAAGAAACAGGCGACATTTCGGTATGGAAAGGCATTGCACAGGATGCGATCATCATGAATATCGACGATCTGATCTGTGTTGGGGCTACCGACAACATCCTGCTCTCCTCTACCATTGGCCGTAACAAAAACCTGATTCCTGGTGAAGTAATTGCTGCCATCATCAACGGTACAGAAGAAATCCTGGCAGAATTGCGCGAACAGGGCATTTCCATTTATTCCACAGGCGGCGAGACTGCCGATGTGGGCGACCTGGTGCGTACCATTATTGTAGATTCTACAGTTACCTGCCGTATGGAGCGCGATAAGGTCATCAGTAACGACAACATCCAGGCCGGCGATGTGATCGTAGGACTTTCCTCTTCCGGACAGGCTACTTACGAAAGCGAATACAATGGCGGCATGGGCTCTAACGGACTTACCTCTGCACGTCATGACGTGTTCGATAAATCTGTTGCCAACGCCTACCCTGAGAGCTATGACCCTGCCGTACCGTTTGACCTGGTCTTCTCTGGCGGAAAAAAGCTGACAGACCAAGTTCGTATCAACGAAAATACGGAAGTTACTGCTGGCAAACTAGTATTGTCGCCAACCCGCACCTATGCGCCCGTGATTAAGAAAGTACTGGAAGCATTCAGGCCGCAAATTCACGGCATTGTACATTGCAGCGGTGGTGCACAAACCAAGGTATTGCATTTTGTAAACAACAACGTACACATCATTAAAGACAACCTGTTCCCTGTTCCTCCCCTGTTTCAATTGATTCAAGAACAATCAGGTACCGATTGGAAAGAAATGTATAAGGTATTCAATATGGGGCACCGTATGGAACTTTATGTCCCTGCTGCCATCGCTGAAGATATCATTGCCATCTCTAAAAGCTTCAATATTGATGCACAGGTTATCGGTCGCGTAGAAAGCGCTTCACAAAAACAGGTAACCATCAGCAGCGAAAAAGGAAACTATACCTATTTCTAA
- a CDS encoding Gfo/Idh/MocA family oxidoreductase produces MSTKGFSRRHFLKQTAMLSAAAAIAPGMLMGMRKGDIRLASPNERVNLACIGIGNRGAEIIRDLYKTGLVNIVALCDVDMGAIHTQAVLKEFPDVPRFQDFRKMFDKVGNQIDAVSVGVPDFSHFPITMMAMGLGKHVYVEKPMARTFNEVELMMKAARKYNKVVTQMGNQGHSEANYFQFKAWKEAGIIKDVTSITAHMNSPRRWHTWDVGMRAFPSAQPVPETLDWDIWQMATTGHDYNKDFVNGQWRCWFDLGMGALGDWGAHILDTAHEFLELGLPHEVNAVKLDGHNNFFYPMSSTLCFRFPKRGGMPALDINWYDGVNNLPPIPNGYGVSGLDPNIPPPSTGAIEPAKLNPGKIIYSKDLTFKGGSHGSTLSIIPQEKALAMASSLPEVPVSPSNHFKNFLQACKGEEKTRSPFSVAGPLSQVFCLGVLAQKLNTKLEFDRKKKVITNNKTANALLVGPPPRRGWEQYYKV; encoded by the coding sequence ATGAGTACAAAAGGTTTTTCAAGACGACATTTTTTGAAGCAGACAGCAATGTTGTCGGCGGCCGCTGCAATAGCCCCCGGTATGCTGATGGGTATGCGCAAAGGGGACATTAGATTGGCCAGCCCCAATGAACGTGTAAACCTGGCCTGCATTGGTATAGGCAACAGGGGCGCGGAGATTATCCGTGATTTGTATAAAACAGGACTGGTGAACATTGTGGCCTTGTGTGACGTGGATATGGGCGCTATACATACACAGGCCGTTTTAAAAGAGTTCCCGGATGTGCCGCGCTTTCAGGATTTCAGGAAGATGTTTGATAAAGTGGGCAACCAGATTGATGCGGTAAGTGTTGGTGTACCCGATTTTTCACATTTTCCGATCACCATGATGGCTATGGGCCTGGGCAAGCATGTCTATGTAGAAAAACCAATGGCACGTACTTTTAATGAAGTAGAACTGATGATGAAAGCCGCGCGCAAGTACAATAAAGTAGTTACGCAGATGGGCAATCAGGGACATTCTGAAGCGAATTACTTTCAATTTAAAGCCTGGAAGGAAGCCGGTATCATTAAAGATGTGACGTCCATAACTGCACATATGAACTCGCCGCGACGCTGGCATACCTGGGATGTGGGCATGCGCGCTTTCCCGTCGGCACAGCCAGTTCCAGAGACGCTGGACTGGGACATCTGGCAGATGGCCACAACTGGGCACGATTACAATAAGGATTTTGTGAACGGTCAATGGCGCTGCTGGTTTGACCTTGGAATGGGTGCGCTGGGCGACTGGGGTGCACATATACTGGATACTGCACATGAATTTCTGGAACTTGGTTTGCCCCATGAGGTGAATGCGGTTAAATTGGATGGGCACAACAATTTCTTTTATCCAATGTCATCTACCCTCTGCTTTAGATTTCCAAAACGCGGCGGTATGCCGGCGCTGGATATCAACTGGTACGACGGTGTAAATAACCTGCCGCCAATCCCGAACGGTTATGGTGTTTCTGGTTTGGATCCGAACATCCCGCCGCCAAGCACCGGTGCAATTGAGCCTGCAAAGCTGAATCCCGGAAAGATCATTTACAGCAAGGACCTGACTTTTAAGGGCGGTTCGCATGGCAGTACGCTGTCTATTATTCCTCAGGAAAAAGCTTTGGCGATGGCTTCTTCCTTGCCGGAAGTGCCTGTTAGTCCTTCCAATCATTTTAAGAATTTCCTGCAGGCCTGTAAAGGTGAAGAAAAAACAAGATCGCCGTTCTCTGTGGCTGGTCCGCTGAGCCAGGTGTTCTGTTTGGGGGTGCTGGCGCAGAAGTTAAATACGAAACTGGAATTTGACCGCAAAAAGAAGGTCATTACCAATAACAAAACTGCCAATGCTTTGCTGGTTGGCCCGCCGCCACGCAGGGGCTGGGAACAGTATTACAAAGTGTAA
- a CDS encoding SGNH/GDSL hydrolase family protein produces the protein MATAAFAQPFPPTVKKVLFLGNSITYAGQYIVDVETYCTLNYPGQKIEFINMGLPSETVSGLSEPGHAGGKFERPDLHERLDRVMNVIKPDLVFACYGMNDGIYLPFDKARFQKFKDGINWLHEKYAAQGVRIIHVTPPVYDETKGGKKGYAEVLDKYSDWLLKQRKSKKWDVADLHYPMKKYLQKGITLAKDGIHPAELGHWIMAKSLLLYLGEKQIAPASEVLATIRHPKKEDIFRLVGQKQALMKNAWLTAAGHKRPMKTGLPLEEAKGKAAEIDRQIDILINNKNTKEQE, from the coding sequence ATGGCAACGGCAGCATTTGCACAGCCTTTTCCGCCCACTGTAAAGAAGGTCTTGTTCCTGGGGAACAGCATTACATATGCAGGGCAATATATTGTTGATGTAGAAACCTATTGTACACTGAATTATCCGGGACAGAAGATTGAATTCATCAATATGGGACTGCCCAGCGAAACGGTGTCGGGTTTATCGGAGCCCGGGCATGCGGGCGGTAAATTTGAACGTCCGGATTTGCACGAACGCCTGGACAGGGTGATGAATGTGATTAAACCAGATCTTGTTTTTGCCTGCTATGGCATGAATGATGGTATATATCTGCCTTTTGATAAAGCACGTTTTCAAAAATTTAAGGATGGAATCAACTGGCTGCATGAGAAATATGCAGCTCAGGGCGTACGGATCATCCATGTTACCCCGCCGGTTTACGACGAAACAAAGGGTGGTAAAAAGGGGTATGCTGAGGTACTGGACAAGTATTCGGACTGGTTGCTGAAGCAACGGAAAAGCAAAAAATGGGATGTAGCCGACCTGCATTATCCCATGAAAAAATACCTGCAGAAGGGCATTACGCTTGCTAAAGACGGTATACATCCTGCAGAGCTGGGCCATTGGATCATGGCCAAATCGTTGCTGCTCTATTTGGGTGAAAAGCAGATTGCCCCGGCATCTGAGGTGCTGGCCACAATACGGCATCCGAAGAAAGAAGATATTTTTAGGCTGGTGGGCCAGAAGCAGGCGCTGATGAAAAATGCCTGGCTGACTGCGGCAGGGCATAAACGCCCGATGAAAACCGGCTTGCCTTTGGAGGAAGCTAAAGGAAAAGCTGCTGAAATAGACCGGCAAATTGATATATTGATCAACAATAAAAACACAAAGGAACAAGAATGA
- a CDS encoding S46 family peptidase — MKRTVYLLLCLMLLSFSLRLKADEGMWIPMLIGKNYEQMKKQGFKLTAKDLYNANGSSLKDAIVHFGGFCTGEIVSDKGLIFTNHHCGYDAIASNSTPENNILDNGFYAKNYGEEKPVAGLFVRFLQRMEDVTAKVNAATKGLTGAEKDAKMTEVFNTIAKAAVTGPTIEANVKDFYKSNQFILFVYERFDDVRLVGTPPQNIGKFGGDTDNWEWPRQTGDFSVFRVYASTGNQPAKYNVQNVPYKPKKFLPVSIKGVKNGDFSIVYGFPGRTDRYLTSYGVDLATEKVSPTIVKLRDIRLKAWKAEMDKDVALRLKLSSKYAQIANYWKYFIGQTEQLKRLKVSDAKRTEEKAFTQWAAQKTEFAGLMEQYDQIYKEIDPISVQRTYINEGFMASQWAANASGMGKALIALGKKKDDAAYVKQVQGNLSNALAAYEETYNETADKKIFSQILASFYKDVPVKSQPKFFAEIAEKYWSGNPEATFDKYANYLWENSNFIKPEKLKAFIASNPSADAVNSDPGYQYALNIVPAEYIRTNFGSLVADFEKKKAELDHLYLKAILEKNSGKLMYPDANSTMRLTYGNVQDYSPKDGMVYKTTTTIDGVMQKYIPGDSEFDLPANLIENYNKKNFGQYGNDGTLTVGFITNNDITGGNSGSPVINGNGELIGLAFDGNWEAMSGDIAFDKKFKRTICVDVRYVLWCIDVLGGAKNIINELDIRKNEVKAKK, encoded by the coding sequence ATGAAAAGAACAGTTTATCTGCTGTTGTGTTTAATGTTACTGTCCTTCTCTCTCAGGCTGAAGGCAGATGAGGGGATGTGGATCCCGATGCTGATAGGGAAAAACTATGAGCAAATGAAAAAGCAAGGCTTTAAACTTACAGCCAAAGACCTTTACAATGCCAATGGTTCCAGCTTAAAAGATGCAATTGTGCATTTCGGTGGCTTCTGTACCGGCGAGATTGTTTCTGATAAAGGCCTGATCTTTACCAACCACCATTGTGGTTACGATGCGATTGCTTCCAACTCTACACCGGAAAACAACATCCTTGACAATGGTTTTTATGCAAAGAATTATGGCGAGGAAAAACCTGTTGCTGGTTTGTTTGTCCGTTTTCTGCAAAGAATGGAAGATGTGACCGCTAAGGTGAATGCAGCAACCAAAGGTTTGACCGGTGCTGAAAAGGATGCTAAAATGACCGAGGTGTTCAATACCATAGCTAAGGCTGCGGTTACAGGCCCTACCATCGAAGCAAACGTAAAGGATTTTTATAAATCCAATCAGTTTATCCTTTTTGTTTACGAGCGTTTTGACGATGTGCGCCTGGTAGGTACCCCTCCGCAGAACATCGGTAAATTTGGTGGCGATACCGATAACTGGGAATGGCCACGCCAGACGGGCGATTTCTCGGTATTCCGCGTGTATGCTTCTACAGGTAACCAACCTGCCAAATACAATGTGCAGAATGTACCTTATAAACCTAAAAAATTCCTTCCGGTTTCTATCAAAGGCGTAAAGAACGGTGATTTTTCTATCGTTTATGGCTTCCCCGGACGTACCGACAGGTACCTGACCTCTTACGGGGTAGATCTGGCCACGGAAAAGGTGAGCCCTACTATCGTTAAATTGCGTGACATCCGCTTGAAAGCATGGAAAGCAGAAATGGATAAAGATGTGGCCTTGCGTTTAAAACTGTCTTCGAAATATGCACAGATTGCCAATTACTGGAAATATTTCATCGGACAGACTGAGCAATTGAAACGTTTAAAGGTATCGGACGCCAAAAGAACAGAAGAGAAAGCCTTTACCCAATGGGCTGCTCAGAAAACAGAATTTGCAGGTCTGATGGAGCAATACGATCAGATCTATAAGGAAATTGATCCGATTTCTGTACAGCGTACCTATATTAACGAAGGTTTCATGGCTTCCCAATGGGCTGCCAATGCCTCGGGAATGGGCAAGGCTCTGATTGCTTTGGGCAAGAAAAAAGACGATGCAGCTTATGTAAAACAGGTTCAGGGCAATCTGAGCAATGCTTTAGCTGCTTATGAAGAAACTTACAATGAAACGGCTGATAAAAAAATCTTTTCACAGATCCTGGCTTCCTTCTATAAGGATGTGCCTGTAAAATCGCAGCCTAAATTCTTTGCTGAGATTGCGGAGAAATACTGGTCGGGCAACCCTGAGGCTACTTTCGACAAGTATGCCAATTATTTGTGGGAGAACAGTAATTTCATCAAACCGGAGAAATTGAAAGCTTTTATTGCTTCTAACCCATCGGCAGATGCGGTAAACAGTGACCCCGGCTACCAGTACGCACTGAACATTGTACCTGCTGAGTACATCAGGACCAATTTTGGTTCGCTGGTGGCAGATTTTGAAAAGAAAAAAGCAGAATTGGATCATTTATACCTGAAAGCCATTTTAGAAAAGAATTCCGGTAAACTTATGTATCCTGATGCGAACTCGACGATGAGGCTGACTTATGGAAATGTGCAGGATTATTCACCTAAAGATGGAATGGTATATAAAACTACAACTACCATTGATGGTGTGATGCAGAAATACATTCCGGGCGATAGTGAGTTTGATCTGCCTGCGAACCTGATCGAGAATTACAATAAGAAAAACTTCGGTCAGTATGGTAACGATGGTACATTGACGGTAGGTTTCATTACCAATAATGACATTACCGGTGGTAACTCAGGTTCTCCTGTAATCAACGGCAATGGCGAGCTGATCGGTCTTGCTTTCGACGGAAACTGGGAAGCCATGAGTGGTGACATTGCTTTTGACAAGAAATTTAAACGTACCATCTGCGTAGATGTACGATATGTACTCTGGTGTATTGATGTGTTGGGCGGAGCCAAAAACATTATCAACGAACTTGACATCAGGAAAAATGAAGTAAAAGCAAAGAAATAA